CAACCAGATTGCGGATTTCTCCCATGGCAGCAGCCTTTTCACTGGCAATCTGAGCTTTTGCCGATTCAATGATTTTCTTTCTTTCCTCGGTTGCCTGTTCCCTGGCTTCGCTCAAAATCCGCTCTTTGATTTCGCGGGTTTCGGCCAGCATCTTTTCCCGTTCACGCCTTGCCTGTTCCATAAGGCGTTCGTTGTCGGCCTTCATCTGGGCCATTTGTTCCCGGGCTTTGTCAGCTGCCTTCAGCGCCTCTTCTATGGTCTTTTCCCGTTCCTTCAGCGCCCTCAGAATGGGAGGGAAAGCATATTTTCCAAGGATGTACAGCAGGATGCTGAAAGTAACCAGCATCCAGAACAACAGACCTATTCCCGGAGTGATAAGTTCCATAAACCAGAAGTTTAATGGTCAGTAAAATTGCTTCCCGGAACCATTCCGGAGAGCAGGTTTCTCAAAGGAACAATACCAGCAGACACAAAACAACTGCAAAGAAGGCAACCCCTTCAACCAGAGCAGCTGCAAGAATCATGTTGGAACGGATATCTCCTCCTGCCTCAGGCTGACGGGCTATTGCTTCCATCGCCTTGGAACCGATCAATCCGATTCCCAATCCGGCACCTACTACGGCAAGTCCTGCACCTAATGCCGCTCCAAGACTACCAAGAGCAGCGGCCTGTAAAAGAATAAACAATGTCATCATAGCGTTGAATTTTTGTCTTTTAAACTCTGTATTGATTATGTATGTTCTTCATGTGCATGCTCCGCTGTTGCCATTCCAAAATAAAGGGCCGACAACAAAGTAAATACATATGCCTGAATCAGCGCTACCAGCAATTCAAGCAAACCCATAAATACTGT
This genomic window from Bacteroidales bacterium contains:
- the atpF gene encoding F0F1 ATP synthase subunit B produces the protein MELITPGIGLLFWMLVTFSILLYILGKYAFPPILRALKEREKTIEEALKAADKAREQMAQMKADNERLMEQARREREKMLAETREIKERILSEAREQATEERKKIIESAKAQIASEKAAAMGEIRNLVASLSVDVAEKILRRKLEEDKEQQKLIDDYLRSVKAN
- the atpE gene encoding ATP synthase F0 subunit C; translation: MTLFILLQAAALGSLGAALGAGLAVVGAGLGIGLIGSKAMEAIARQPEAGGDIRSNMILAAALVEGVAFFAVVLCLLVLFL